The genomic DNA CCTCGCCGCGCGCGCGGCGAGGCTCCTGCTCAGCCCCCACGGCAGCACCGCCCACAGGGCCGCGATGAACGCCAGCACCGCCGCGCCCGCCGCGACCCCGGCCGGGCGCCCCAGGACGACGTCCACCACGAGCAGGACGGCCCCGGACAGCGCGAGCGCCAGCACGCCGAGGCCCGCCGCCGCCAGCCGCGAGGAGACATCGACGATGCGGCGCTTCGCGTGCCGCCGGAACAGCCCCCGGTGCACGGCCGCGGGCGCGGTGAGCAGCACCGCCGCGGCCACGGAGAGCAGCAGGGTCGTCACGTACGTGCCGCGCTGCAGCGAGTCCAGCTCGGTGAAGCGCTGGGTGAAGGCGAGGGTCAGCAGGAAAGCGAAGAGGATCTGTACGCCCGTCTGCGTCACCCGCAGTTCCTGGAGCAGCTCCACGAAGTTGCGGTCGTCCCGCTCCAGCGCGGTCTCGTGGCGCACGTATGCCGCATCGGAAGCGGCATCCGCGGCAGGCGCCGTCGTGCCGTGCTCGTCCTCGTTCCGGTCTCGGTCCATGCCCTTCCCGGTTGCCCGCTCCGCCCGTCCTACTCCTCGTCTACCACCAGCAGCGCCTCCGCGCCCACCGGCCGGAACCCGGCGGCAAGGAATGCCCGCACGCTCGCCGCGTTGCCCGGCGCCACCTGCGCCCACAGCGGCTCGCCCGGCGGTACCAGGTGCCGGGCCGCCACCGCCAGCCGCCGCCCCAGCCCGCGCCCCTGGGCGCCCGGCTCGACCTCCACGGCGGCCTCCCAGCGCCCGGCGACGCCACGGCCCAGCAGCACGGTGGCACCGGGGACGGTCCAGGCGCGGACGCCGTCGCGGTGGCACAGGGCGCGGCGGATCCGGGGGTGGGTGCCGTCGGCGTCGGGCGCGAGCGGCAGCGGCGGCGGGCCCGGCAGGGGATCGGCGACCAGCAGGGCGTCGATGTTGTTCACGGTGCGGCCCAGGCGGGCGGTGAGGGCGCCGAGGAACGGCGGGTTGAGCGGCGCGGACAGGTCGTCTGCGGGCAGCAGGCCGCGTATCCACGCCGGGTCGGCGTCGGCGAAGACGACGTGGCTGCCGGTGAGCGCGAGGACGCCCGCGTCCCGGGGCGACGGCTGCGGGAGCACGGTGACCGCTCCGTCCGGCGGCGGGAAGTCGCCGCGGGCGGCCGCGGCCAGCAGCGCGGCGAGCCGGCCGCCGCCGGGCCCGCCGGCTCCGTACCCGGGCGTCGTCAGGGGCACGGGATCAACGGGCTGCGGACACATGACGGCTGGCTCCTCGAAGCGCGGCGGGCGGAACGCGGCCAACCTATCCGGCCGTACGCCACCCGCCCCCGCCCGCCCGTCACGGCGCCCCGTCGGGCTCCTGCGGCCCCGGGGGCACCGCCACCAGCCGGGTGCGCCGCTCCCCGTCGAGCACCCGCAGCGCACGCGCCATGGTCGCCGCGTGGATCTGCGTCTCGCGCCGCTCGTGCATCAGCGCCAGCGCGTCCCGCAGCCCGACCGCGGTGCGCACCAGCGCCTGCGCGGCGCGCAGGCCCGCGTACGTGTCCGTGCCGCGCGCCGGGTTGATCCGGCCCAACTGGTCGACGGCGTCCAGATAGCGGTCGATCACCTCCGACTCCGCACGCGTGAGCGCGGGCAGCGGCGGCAGTTCTGGCGGCAGCACGGTCCGTCACCTCCCGTAGTGCGCGGAGCTCGTGCCCTTGCGGCTCTCGGTCATCCGGTCGGCCAGCCCGTATGCGATGGCCTGCTCGGCGTCGAGGATCTTGTCGCGCTCGATGTCCTCGCGGATCTGCTCGATCGGCGTGCTGGAGTGCCGGGCGAGCAGTTCCTCCAGCAGGGCGCGGTGCCGCAGCAGCTCCCGCGCGTAGATCTCCAGGTCGCTCGCCTGTCCCTGCACCGGCTCGGCGAACGACGGCTGGTGGATGAGCACGCGCGCGCCGGGCAGCACGTACCGCTTGCCGGGGGTGCCGGCGGCCAGCAGCACGGCGGCGGCGGAGGCGGCCTGCCCGAGGCAGACGGTCTCGATGTCGCTGGTGACGAACTGCATCGTGTCGTAGATCGCGGTCATCGCCGTGAACGAGCCGCCCGGGGAGTTGATGTACAGCGAGATGTCCTGGTCGGGGGAGGCGTGCTCCAGATGCATGAGCTGGGCCATCACGTCGTTCGCCGACGTGTCGTCGACCTGTGTGCCGAGGAAGACGATCCGCTCCTCCAGCAGCTTCGAGTACGGATCCTGCGTGCGCACCCCGCTGCTCGTCCGCTCGGTGAACTCCGGCAGCACGTAGCGCGCCGTGGGGCTGTCCATGGCCGTCGGCACCTCTCCCTCTCTCGGTTTCATGATCCTCGGTGCAAAATGTACAGGACGTACATCCGGTTATGCTGGGAGCATGGCGTACGAAATTCCGGTGACGCAAGCCCGCGCAGAATTGGCCGACTTGATCAACCGCGTGGTCTACGGCGGCGAGCGGGTCGTGGTCACGCGACACGGCAAGCCCCTCGTGGCCCTCGTCTCCGCCGCCGACCTGGAAAAACTCGACGAGTTGGAGAACCCGCCCGCCGAGGAGCAGATCATCACCACCGTCTCCGGCGTCCACACCGCCCGCCCCGCCGGATCTGCCACGGGCGAACGCCGCTTCGGCATCGCCGCCGAACACCGTGCCCCCGACACCCGTGCGAGCGGCGAGGGCCCCGCCTGACCGCAGGAGCGCGGGACGCCGGTCGACGGTGCGCGGCCGTGACGCAGCCGGCCGCCCACGCAACCGACCTGGCGGGGGGATCGAACGCGTCAACCCTGCTTCGAGGCCGGCATGGGCTCCCCGGCCGGGGACGGGGCGAGGCGGCGGGTGGCCGCGGCGACCGCGAAGGCCGCAACGGCGATGCCCAGCGCGGTGAGGAACGCGGCCTGGACCGAGAAGCGGTCGATCGCAGCGCCGCCCGCGAACGAGCCGAAGGCGATGCCGGTGTTGATCGCGGAGGCCGGCAGCGACTGCGCGAGACCGCCGCCGGGTCCTGCCAGGCTGACGACGCGGTACTGCAGTGCAGGTGCCATGCCGAAGACGCAGAGACCCCAGGCCAGCATCGTCACGGCCACGACGACCGGGTTCGCGCCGAGGACGCAGAGGGTGAGCAGGGCGAGGGCACAGCCCGCCGTTCCCGCCACCAGCGTTCCCGCGGCGTTCCGGTCGGCGAACCGGCCGCCGCCGAAGGAGCCGATGGCCGTGGCGGCGCCGTACGCCAGCAGGAACACCCCCGCCGCCGCGCCGGAGACGCCGGTGGTCTCCGCGAGGAACGGCACGATGTAGGTCAGTGCGGCGTAGGTGGACGCGAACACCAGGAAGCACAGCCCCAGCACGGCGAGGACCCGCGGCGCGAACGCGTGCCGGGCCTGGTCGGCCGCGCTCCCCTCCGCCGCCGGCACGGACGGGACCAGCGCCATGGCCGCGGCCAGGGCGGCGCCGGCGAGCACGATCACGGCCACGAACGTGCCGCGCCAACCGAGCAGGTTGCCCACCACCGTGCCCAGCGGCACGCCGAGAGCGGCCGACACGGACACACCGGAGATGACCACCGCGATCGCGCGTCCCGCCCGCTCCGGCGGGACGCTCGCGAGCGCCACCGCGAACGCGGTGGCGTCGTAGAGACCGGCCGCCGCACCGGTCAGGGCCCGGCACGCGAGCAGCAGGCCGAAGCTGGTCGTGGTCACCGCGACCACGGTGCCCAGGATGAACAGGACGAGGGCGCCGACGAGGACGGCGCGCTTGTCCAGCCGCATCGTCAGCGCGGTCAGGAGCGGCCCGCCGAAGGCCAGGCCGAGCGCGTACGTCGTGACCAGCGCCCCGGCCGAGGAGACCGCGACGTCGAGGTCGCGCGCCATGACGTCGAGCACGCCGACCACCAGCAGCTCCGCATCGCCCATGACGAACATGCCGAGGAACAGCGTGCCGAGTACGTGGTTCGCCCGCCGCGTGCCGCGGGCGCCTGCCTGGGTGCGCACGAGTCCTCCTTCGGGCGTGGCGGCACCGGGTGTGCCGCCGGGCGCCCGTGGTCGGCGGCGTATCCGGGAACCGGACACGGCTGCCTGGTAGGAATCGGTGGGAGGCGGCGTGTCCGGTTCGGCGCGGTGGCTTCGACCAGGGGGCGAGCGGCGGGACGAGGGGTTCCGCCCGACGACGAGGAGCGCACCGTGAAGTACCTGCTGATGATCTACGCCTCGACCGAGGAGTGGGAGGCGCTGAGCGAGAGCGAGCACGCGCGGATGGGCGCGGACTACGAGCAGTTGCTGGCGGACTGCACGGCGTCCGGCGAGTGGCTGGCCGGCGACCCGCTGGCGGGACCGCCGGCCGGCAGGTCGGTCCGGGTACGGGACGGGCAGACGCTCGCCACCGACGGTCCTTACCTCGAACTCAAGGAGCACATGGCCGGCTACTGGCTCGTCGACTGCGAATCCATGGACCGCGCCGTGGAGATCGCCGCCCGGTTCCCGGACGCCCGGCACTGGGGCGTCGAGGTCAGGCCGCTGCTCGGCCCCGGCGGCGCGGCCGACGAACTGTAGCCGTGGTGACCGACGCCCGGCTGGAGGCGCACCTGCGGGAGCTGCTCCCGCAGGTGCTGGGCGCGCTCACCCGGCGTACCGGTGACTTCGACCGGGCCGAGGACGCGGTCAGCGAGGCGATGCTGGCGGCCGCGCAGCAGTGGCGGGCCGAGGGCGTGCCGGCCGACCCCCGCGCCTGGCTGGTCACGGTCGCGAGCCGCCGGCTCACCGACATGTGGCGCTCGGAGTCCGCGCGCCGGCGCCGCGAGCTCCGGACCGCCGAGGCGGAGGCGCGGCTGACCGCTCCGGTGGAGTACGCCGCGGACGACACCGCCGACCTCCTCTTCCTGTGCTGCCATCCGGATCTGTCGCCGGTCTCCCAAGTGGCGCTGACCCTGCGGGCGGTCGGCGGGCTGACCACCGCCGAGATCGCGGCGGCGTTCCTGGTGCCGGCCGACACCATGACGCGGCGCATCTCCCGCGCCAAGCGGGCGGTCGCGGCGGCGGGTGGCGGGTTCGGGGTTCTCGACGCCGCCACCAGGTCCGCGCGGCTGCCGATCGTGCTGCGGGTGCTCTACCTGATCTTCAACGAGGGCTACTCGGCCGCCACCGGGGCGGAGCTGGCGCGGGTGGAGCTCTCCGGCGAGGCGATCAGGCTGACCCGCCAGCTCAGGGAGAGCCTGCCGGAGCAGTCCGAGCTGGCGGGCCTCCTCGCCCTGATGCTGCTCACCGACGCCCGCCGCCCGGCGCGGCTCGACGGCGACGGCAGGCTGGTGCCCCTGGAGGCGCAGGACCGCGGGCTGTGGCGGCGCGAACTCATCGACGAGGGCATCGCGATCCTCACCGAGGTCCTGCCGCGCCCGCCGGTCGGGCCGTACCGGCTCCAGGCGGCCATCGCCGCCGTCCACGACGAGGCGGAGCTCGCGCAGGACACCGACTGGCCGCAGATCCTCGGTCTCTACGACCTCCTGGAGCGGCTCGACCCCAGCCCGATGGCGCAGCTCGGCCGCGTGGTCGCCCTCGCCATGGTCGCGGGCCCCCGGGCCGGCCTGGCCGCCTGCGAGGAGCTGGCCGGGGAGTTGGGCGGTCACCACCGGTGGTTCGCCGTACGCGCCCACCTGCTGGAGGAGTCCGGCGAGGCATGGGCCGCCGTCCGCGCGTACCGCGAGGCGGCGCAGCGCACCGCGAGCCTGCCCGAGCACGACTACCTGACCCGCCGCGCCGACCGGCTCAGCGCGAAGCACGGCTGACGTGCCCCACCCGCGGCGTAGGTCCGCGGGCCTCGGCCCGGGGCCGGCGAAGATCATCCGGTTGCCCGATGCCGCCCGGGCGGCGCCCGGGAAACGATGCCGGAGGACCCGCCGGAAGGAGCGCCCCCATGTCGTACCCCGAAGACCTCGTCTACCCCGAGCCCCGCTACCACGGTGAGAGAGGCGAGGTGAACGCCACGTTCCGGCCGGCCGGCAACCCGCCGGACCTCACCTCGCCCGGTGGCTTCACCCGCTACCTCGCCACCGGGGAGTCGACCGGCGGTGAGTTCGGGCTGTACGACGTGCAGCTCGGCCCGCGCTCGCCCGGGGCGAAGACGCACTTCCACAAGGCCATGTCGGAGTCCTTCTACGTGGTCTCAGGCGAGCTGGAGCTGTACGACGGCGACAGGTGGGTGACGGGGCGCGGCGGGGACTTCCTGTACGTGCCCGTCGGCGGGCTGCACGCCTTCAGGAACGCCACCGACGACCCCGTCCGCGTGCTCATGCTCTTCTCCCCGGGCGCGCCGCGCGAGGAGTACTTCGAGCGGGTCGCGGAGATGTCGCGGCGCGGCGGCGAGGAGCTGAAGCAGTTCCGCATCCGGCACGACAGCTTCTTCGTGGAGGACTTCGAGGACGACGCGGAGTAACCGGCGGGTGCCCCGGCCCGGGCGCGGTCCATGGTGCGCAGGCACCAGGAGACGCCGCCGTCTGGTCCGGGCGCACCAGACGAGAACGGCCACGGCAGACGATGTCCCGCCCGGCGCCGGACGGGAGTGTGGGCAGGGCGCGGGATTCCCGCGTTCTCCCCCTTCCTACGGGTGTCTGGAGTGATCGAGAAGTGGCCACTTTTCTGTACCGGATCGGGCGGTGGGCCTTCCGGCGGCGCCGGCTCGTCGGCGGCACCTGGCTGGTCGCCCTGGTGCTGGCCGGGGTCGCCGCGGCCGCGGCGCCGGCCGGGGAGGAAGAGGACCTCTCCATGCCCGGCACCGAGTCGCAGAAAGCCTTCGACCTGCTCGACGAGCGCTTCCCCGAGAGCAACGCGCAGGGCGCCGAGGCCCGCCTGGTCTTCCGGGCGCCCGACGGGCAGCGGGTGACGGCGCAGGAGCACAAGGCGGCCGTCGCGGACGCGCTCGACTCGCTGGCGGGCGGCGGTCAGGTCGCGTCGGCCACCGACCCGTACGAGGCCGGTGACATCAGCGAGGACGGCACCATCGCCTACTCCACGATCACCTACACCGCGGACGCCGTGGACCTGACCGGGCCGACGAAAAGCGCCCTGGAGGACGCCGCGGACCAGGCCGGGGACGCCGGGCTGACCGTGGAGATCGGCGGTTCCGCGCTGGACGCGGAGGAGGAGCCGGGCGGGACGACGGAGATCATCGGCGTGGCGGTGGCCGCGGTGGTGCTGGTCCTCGCCCTCGGCTCGCTGGTCGCCGCCGGGCTGTCCCTGCTGACCGCGTTCGCGGGGGTGGCCATCGCCTTCGGGCTGGTCTCCGCGCTGGCCGTGCCGCTGGGCCTGACGTCCACCGTCGCCATCCTGGCGCTGATGCTGGGGCTGGCGGTCGGCATCGACTACGCGCTCTTCATCACCTCCCGGTTCCGCGACGAACTCGCCCGCGGCAGCGAGCCGGAGGAGGCCGCCGGCCGGGCGGTGGGCACGGCCGGATCGGCCGTGGTCTTCGCCGGCGCGACGGTCTTCATCGCCCTGGTCGGCCTCGGCGTCGTCGGCATCCCCGAACTCACCAAGATGGGCATGGGCGGCGCGGGTGCCGTGGCGCTCGCCGTCCTCGTCGCGCTCACCCTGGTGCCCGCGATGCTCGGCTTCGCCGGCCGGCGGGTGCTGTCCCGGGCCGCCCGCAAGGCCGCCCGGCGGGCCGGCGAGCGCCCGCACGCCGTGCCCGCCACCGTCGGCCGGCCCGGTCTCGGCGTCCGCTGGGCGCGCTTCGTCCTGCGGCGGCCGGTGGCCGTGCTGCTGGTCGCGGGGCTCGGCCTCGGCGCCGTCGCCGTACCGGCGCTGGGCCTCGAACTCGGGCTGCCGGGAGACGAGTCGAAGTCCGTCGAGACCACCCAGCGGCGCGCCTACGACCTGCTGTCGGAGGGCTTCGGGCCCGGCTTCAACGGCCCGTTGACCGTGGTCGTCGACACCTCGGAGGCCGCGGACACCGAGGCCGCCACCGAGCGGGTCGCCGAGACCGTACGGGACCTCGACGGCGTCGCCTCGGTCGGCGACCCGGTGCTCGACAAGGCCGGGGAGACAGCCCTCTTCACCGCCGTCCCGGAGACCGCGCCGAACAGCGGCGAGACCAAGGACCTGGTGAACTCGATCAGGGACGAGGCCGCCGGTGTCGAAGCCGACACGGGCGCGGAGGTCCTGGTTACCGGCACCACCGCGATGAACATCGACATCTCGGCAGCCATGTCGGACGCGCTGCTGCCGTATCTGACCGTGGTCATCGGCCTGGCGGTGCTGCTGCTGACGGTGGTCTTCCGCTCGGTCCTGGTCCCGCTCAAGGCCGCCCTCGGCTTCCTGCTGTCGGTCGGCGCCGCCTTCGGCGTCCTCGTCGCCGTCTTCCAGTGGGGCTGGGGGGCGGACCTGCTCGGCATCGAGCAGACCGGGCCCGTCATGTCGCTGATGCCGATCCTCATCATCGGCATCGTCTTCGGGCTCGCCATGGACTACGAGGTCTTCCTCCTCACCCGGATGCGGGAGACCTACGTCCACGGCGCCTCGCCCGGCGAAGCGATCGTGCACGGGTTCCGGCACAGCGGCCGGGTGGTGGCCGCCGCGGCGATCATCATGATCAGCGTGTTCGCCGGATTCGTCGGGATGAGCAGCCCGACCATCCAGACGATGGGCGTGGGCCTGGCCGCCGCCGTCGCCTTCGACGCCTTCGTGGTCCGGATGGCGATCGTGCCGGCGGTCCTGGCGCTGCTCGGCCACCGGGCCTGGTGGCTGCCTCGTATCCTGAACCGCGTGCTGCCGAACGTGGACATCGAGGGCGAGGCGCTGAGCAGGCGGGCCCCCGCCCCCGCGAGCGGGTCGGTGCCGCGGCTGCCCGCCGGCCGGTACTGACCGGCATGACGGACCCGGGTGGCGGCGGCCGGCGACCGCGCCGTACGCGGTGGCGGGAGGCGGCGGTCACGGCGACTGCGTTCACGCTCTGCCTGCTCGGCGGCGTGGTCCAGGTCGACGACACGCTGACCGCGCCGCCCGCAGCCGCCTACGTCATCGCCGTGGCGTCCTGTGCCGTGCTGCCCGTACGGCACAGGGCGCCGCTGGCCGCCCTGGCGGCCACGACGGCGGCCGGGCTGCTGGTGCCGCCGCTGGGCCTCCTGCTGAGCCCGCCGATCATGGCCCCCGCCGTGATCGCCGCCTACGCGTACGCGCTCCACGCCCGTACCGAACGGCGCGCCGCGGTCGTGGTGTCGCTCGCGTCCGCGGCGCTGCTGCTCGCCGCCACCCCCTGGTTCGAGGACCTGTCCTGGCAGGACGCGAGCCGGATGGGCTCGGTGGCGGCGTTCCCGATGGTGGCCGGCGTGCTCGGGCACTCGGCGCACAACCGGCGGGCCTATCTGGCGGCCGTGGAGGAGCGGGCCCGGCGGGCGGAGAAGAGCCGGGAGAGCGAGGCGCGCCGCCGGGTGGCCGAGGAGCGGCTGCGGATCGCCCGCGAGCTGCACGACCTCGTGGCCCACCAGATCACCCTGGCCAACGCGCAGGCCACGGTCGCGGCCCACCTCTTCGACTCCCGCCCCGAGCAGACCCGCAAGAGCCTGACCGAACTCGTCAGGACCACCGGCGACGCGCTCGACGACCTGCGCGCGACGGTCGGGCTGCTGCGCCAGTCCGGGGACGCGGCCGAGCCCGCGGAACCGGCGCCCGGGCTGTCCCGGCTGCCCACGCTCCTCGACTCCTTCGGCCGCGCGGGTCTGGAGGTGTCGCTGGAGCAGGAGGGCACGGCCAGGCCGCTGCCGCCGGGGGTGGACCTCACCGCGTACCGCATCGTCCAGGAGGCCCTGACCAACGTGACCAAGCACGCCGGCACCGGCCGCGCGCGGGTGCGCCTCGTCTGGAACCGCGACATCGTGACCCTCACCGTCGCCGACGACGGCCGCGGCGCCCGTACGGCGCCGGACGCCGCCGCGCCCGAGCGCCGGCCCGGCTACGGTCTGATCGGGATGCGCGAACGCGCCACCGCGGTCGGCGGACGCCTCACCGCGGGCAGCCGCCCCGAGGGCGGCTACCTCGTCTCCACGGAACTGCCCCTCCCCGCGGCCAGGGACACGGCGCGCGGAACGGGCGGCGACAAGACGGACGACAAGACGGACGACAAGACGGACGACAAGACGGACGACAAGACGGACGACCCGACAGACGCCGCAGAAGAGACGGGAGAGGCGCAGTGACGCTACGGGTGCTGCTCGCCGACGACCAGGCACTGCTGCGCGGTGCGTTCCGGATGCTCCTCGACACCGCCGACGACATCACCGTGGTCGGCGAGGCCGCCGACGGCAGGGAGGCGGTGCACCTCACCCGCGAACTGCGCCCGGACGTCGTGGTGATGGATATCCGCATGCCCGACGTCGACGGCCTCACCGCCACGTCGGAGATCGCCGCGGAACCGGAGCTGCGCGGCAGCCGCATCCTGATCCTCACCACGTACGAGACGGACGAGTACGTCGCGCAGGCGCTGCGCGCGGGGGCCGGCGGCTTCATCGGCAAAGGCATCGGGGCCGAGGAACTGGTGGACGCCGTCCGTACGATCGCGGCGGGCGACACCCTGCTGTCGCCCGCCGCGACCCGCTCGCTGGTCGCCCGCTTCCTCGCCACCCCGGACGACGCCCCGCGGCACCACCCGAAACGGCTTGCCGTACTCACCCCGCGCGAGCGCGAGATGGTGGCGCTGGTCGCCACCGGCCTGTCCAACCAGGAGATCGCCGAGCGGATGTTCCTCAGCCCCTTCACCGTCCGCGCCCATGTGCAGCGCGCGATGACGAAGCTTGAGGCCCGCGACCGGGCCCAGCTCGTCGTCATCGCGTACCGCACGGGCCTGGTGCGGGCCACGCCCGAGGGCGACGGCGACCGCCAGGTGTGAGCGTCACGGCCGCACGGCGAACTCCGGCAGCGTCAGCGCCGAGTGGGCGGTGCGCGGGGGCGCGGCGGGCATCGTGCTGAGGCCGCGCAGCGCGGCGTTGCGCCGCTCCAGGGCCCGGGCCGTGGTGGGGAAGAGCGCGGCGCCGCCGACGTCGACCAGCGCCTGGTTCGCGGCGACGAAGCCGCGCACCCCGCGCTCGTACGAGGCGAACGCCGACGCGTGATCGGGGTGCGCGGCCAGCGCGTGGGCGAGCATGTACGCGCCGGCCAGCGCCAGGCTGGTGCCCTGGCCGGTCAGGAACGAGGGTGCGTACGCGGCGTCGCCGACGAGCGCGACCCGGCCGCGGGACCAGCGCGGCATGCGGATCTGCCCGGCGGTGTCGAAGAACGGGTCGTCCGCGGCGCGCAGGGCCCCGACGATCGCCGGGACCTCCCAGCCCGCGCCCGCGAAGGCTTCGGCGACCAGCTCCCGTTGGGCGTCAGGGTGCCGGAGGCCGTCGAGCGGCGGGTGCGGCCGGTGGAAGGTGAGGAAGGCGTGCAGTTCTTCGTGGGCGCCGACCGCGTAGAGGGCGGCAGCCTTCCCCGGGGCGTTCCACATCACCACCTCGCGGGCGAGCCCGAAGGTGTTCGGCATGGTGAAGAGGGCGAACCAGTAGCCGAGATAGCGGTGGAACCGCTTCTCGGGGCCGAACAGTGCCTCCCGGGTGCGCGAGTGCATGCCGTCCGCGCCGATCACCAGGTCGTACGTCCGCCGCAGCCCGCTGCGGAACGTCACGTCGGCCCCGCCGCCGGACTGCTCCAGGTGCTCGACGGAGTCGCCGAAGCGGAACTCCACGTCGTCCCGGACGAGCGCGTACAGGCTCACGGCCAGATCGCCGCGGCGTACCTCCAGGTCCCTGGCCGCCGTATCGCCGGAGACGGCCCGCGCGCTGACCGCGGCCACCTCCCCGCCGTCCGCGCCGAAGAAGGTGAAGCGGCGCGAGTCGATGTGCGCGTCCCGCAGGTGCGGCAGGATACCCATCCGCCGGACCACCTCGATCGCCGTGCCGCGGATGTCGATGGGGTAGCCGCCGTCCCGCAGCGCGGCGGCCTTCTCCACCACCGTGACGGCGAATCCGGCCCGGTGCAGCCAGTACGCCAGCGCGGGTCCCGACACACTCGCCCCGGAGATCAGCACCGTGCGCTTCCCGGTGGTGCTCATACGTGGACTCCCTTCTTCGTGATACGGACAGCGAGCAGCGACAGCGCGGCGGCGATCCCGGCGACGGCGAATCCCGTGGTGAACGCCGACTCGGCCGGCAGGCCCGCCGGTCCGGCTCCGGCGTCGAGGACCGCGCCGGCGATCTGGGCGCCCAGCGCGACGCCGATCACCCGGGTCACCACGAGCAGGCCGGTGGCGATGCCGGTGTCCCGGGGGTCGACGGCCGCCGCGGTGTGGGCGACCAGCGCCGTGGTGCCGACGCCCGCGGCGAAGGCGGTCAGGACCTTCGCGAGGACGAGGTGCCACGCCGACGAGTGCAGCGCGGCGAGGGCGGTCATCGTCACCGCGGTGACGACGGCGCCCGCGAGGACCACGGTGCGCGGCCCGAACCGCCGCGCCGCGAGCCCGCCGACCGAGTCGCTCAGCGCCCCGGCGACGGCGCCGGGCAGCAGGTACCAGCCGATCGCGGTGGTGTCGGCCCCGAAGCCGTACCCGACGGCCGGCAGCGCGAACAACTGCGGCAGCAGGAAGACCACCATCCCGAGGCTGGTGGTGATGACGAACGTGAGCAGGCACGCCTGCCACATGACGGGCCTCGCCAGCATGCGCAGGTCGACCATCGGCGAGGCCGCCCGGCGCTCCACGGCGACCCAGCCGGTGGCGAGGGCGAGCACGAGCAGGGCGAGGGCGCCGATCGCGTACGGCGGCAGGCTGTGCCGCGCCACCGACACGAGCCCGACCATGAACGCGAGCAACGTGCCGCTCAGCAGCGCGACTCCGGGCCAGTCGATCCGTTCGTCCGAGGCGGCCGGCGGATCGTGCGGCAGCAGCCGGGCCACGGCCGGCGTCGTCGCGATGACCGCGAGCGTCGGCAGCAGGAACATCCACTGCCACGACAGGGCGTCCGCGACCGGCCCGGCGAGCATCGTGCCCGCGATGCCGCCGCCGGTGAAGAGCGCGATGACGAAGCCGATGGCGGCCTGCGACCGCGCCGCCGGGAGGTGGGTGCGTACGAGGATGAACGAGAGCGGCAGCGCGCCGACCATCACGCCCTGGCACACCTGCCCCAGCAGCAGCACCGGCAGGTTCGGCGCCAGCCCGGCCAGCAGCCCGCCGGCCGACACCAGGGCCATCAGCCCGAGCAGCACCCGCTTCCCGCCGTAGCGGTCGCCGAGCTTGCCCGCGACGGGG from Streptomyces sp. CMB-StM0423 includes the following:
- a CDS encoding RNA polymerase sigma factor, with translation MVTDARLEAHLRELLPQVLGALTRRTGDFDRAEDAVSEAMLAAAQQWRAEGVPADPRAWLVTVASRRLTDMWRSESARRRRELRTAEAEARLTAPVEYAADDTADLLFLCCHPDLSPVSQVALTLRAVGGLTTAEIAAAFLVPADTMTRRISRAKRAVAAAGGGFGVLDAATRSARLPIVLRVLYLIFNEGYSAATGAELARVELSGEAIRLTRQLRESLPEQSELAGLLALMLLTDARRPARLDGDGRLVPLEAQDRGLWRRELIDEGIAILTEVLPRPPVGPYRLQAAIAAVHDEAELAQDTDWPQILGLYDLLERLDPSPMAQLGRVVALAMVAGPRAGLAACEELAGELGGHHRWFAVRAHLLEESGEAWAAVRAYREAAQRTASLPEHDYLTRRADRLSAKHG
- a CDS encoding GNAT family N-acetyltransferase; this translates as MPLTTPGYGAGGPGGGRLAALLAAAARGDFPPPDGAVTVLPQPSPRDAGVLALTGSHVVFADADPAWIRGLLPADDLSAPLNPPFLGALTARLGRTVNNIDALLVADPLPGPPPLPLAPDADGTHPRIRRALCHRDGVRAWTVPGATVLLGRGVAGRWEAAVEVEPGAQGRGLGRRLAVAARHLVPPGEPLWAQVAPGNAASVRAFLAAGFRPVGAEALLVVDEE
- a CDS encoding ATP-dependent Clp protease proteolytic subunit, producing the protein MDSPTARYVLPEFTERTSSGVRTQDPYSKLLEERIVFLGTQVDDTSANDVMAQLMHLEHASPDQDISLYINSPGGSFTAMTAIYDTMQFVTSDIETVCLGQAASAAAVLLAAGTPGKRYVLPGARVLIHQPSFAEPVQGQASDLEIYARELLRHRALLEELLARHSSTPIEQIREDIERDKILDAEQAIAYGLADRMTESRKGTSSAHYGR
- a CDS encoding type II toxin-antitoxin system Phd/YefM family antitoxin, whose translation is MAYEIPVTQARAELADLINRVVYGGERVVVTRHGKPLVALVSAADLEKLDELENPPAEEQIITTVSGVHTARPAGSATGERRFGIAAEHRAPDTRASGEGPA
- a CDS encoding DUF6328 family protein, which translates into the protein MDRDRNEDEHGTTAPAADAASDAAYVRHETALERDDRNFVELLQELRVTQTGVQILFAFLLTLAFTQRFTELDSLQRGTYVTTLLLSVAAAVLLTAPAAVHRGLFRRHAKRRIVDVSSRLAAAGLGVLALALSGAVLLVVDVVLGRPAGVAAGAAVLAFIAALWAVLPWGLSRSLAARAARQDGGRG
- a CDS encoding MFS transporter, encoding MRTQAGARGTRRANHVLGTLFLGMFVMGDAELLVVGVLDVMARDLDVAVSSAGALVTTYALGLAFGGPLLTALTMRLDKRAVLVGALVLFILGTVVAVTTTSFGLLLACRALTGAAAGLYDATAFAVALASVPPERAGRAIAVVISGVSVSAALGVPLGTVVGNLLGWRGTFVAVIVLAGAALAAAMALVPSVPAAEGSAADQARHAFAPRVLAVLGLCFLVFASTYAALTYIVPFLAETTGVSGAAAGVFLLAYGAATAIGSFGGGRFADRNAAGTLVAGTAGCALALLTLCVLGANPVVVAVTMLAWGLCVFGMAPALQYRVVSLAGPGGGLAQSLPASAINTGIAFGSFAGGAAIDRFSVQAAFLTALGIAVAAFAVAAATRRLAPSPAGEPMPASKQG
- a CDS encoding cupin domain-containing protein — translated: MSYPEDLVYPEPRYHGERGEVNATFRPAGNPPDLTSPGGFTRYLATGESTGGEFGLYDVQLGPRSPGAKTHFHKAMSESFYVVSGELELYDGDRWVTGRGGDFLYVPVGGLHAFRNATDDPVRVLMLFSPGAPREEYFERVAEMSRRGGEELKQFRIRHDSFFVEDFEDDAE
- a CDS encoding YciI family protein, with translation MKYLLMIYASTEEWEALSESEHARMGADYEQLLADCTASGEWLAGDPLAGPPAGRSVRVRDGQTLATDGPYLELKEHMAGYWLVDCESMDRAVEIAARFPDARHWGVEVRPLLGPGGAADEL